Genomic window (Psychromonas sp. L1A2):
AGCTATATATTGAGTAGTAAGTTAAATTTTACTTTCAATATCACCTTTCACTTTTTGTAGTTGCGCTAACACATTATATTGTTCATTTTCAAAATCGATAGATTCATTATTTAAAGCACATACGGTACCTACCACTTTGCCATCTTTTTCGATAGGTACACCTAAATAGGTTCCTAACCCGAACTCAGTTAAATCTTCATTATCTTTCCAGTTAGGATCTTTAGCTGCATCCTGCACTTCTAAAACTTCATTGGTATTAACCACTCGCTCACAATATAACGCGTGTTGACCTTCAGAATGAGTGCTTTTTTTACCTTTATCTCGTGCATGATAAATTTCTTTACCCGCCTCGCCACCACTTAATACCACTTCCATTTCATTATCATGAGACTTCATAACTAAGATTGAACTCATACCTGATTTTTTAGCAATATCATCAATTTTTTGCTGTGTTTGGCTATCTTCAAAAATACCTTCAAAAACATTATCTGTAGCATTATCAATCATGTCATCTCCTTTAAAGTTTACTTTTTACACATAGCTCATCACTAATGTGGTTATTCTGTAGTCAATTTATTCTAACATAGCATATAAATGTATGACTTTACTCTCGCGATTAGAGTAGCAAATTTAATCACAATACGAATTAAACAACGTGGTTACATTTAGAAGAAAGGACCAACGACTAAAATATTTCAACAGACATTAAAAACTACAAATAAAAATATAACTAAAAGCACTTAACCTCTTGTTAACCTAACTATTGTTAATTTATTACACTAAAATAAAATACCTATACAATAAGCGAGATTTGACCATGGATTTAGATAAGTTGCAGTTACTATTAGTTGAAGATGGTAATGACTTAGCGACTGCTGTTATTGATTATTTTGAACTTGAAAAAATTAAATGCGATCATGCCGAAAATGAATGGTTTAGAGGTGTGTGAAACATTGCGTTACAAGGCATTGATGTCCCTATTTTAATACTAACTGCAAAAGATACGCTTGAAGATAAATTACAAGGCTTCTCCAAAGGTGCAGATGATTACTTAGTTAAACCTTTTGCGATGGAAGAACTCATTGCTCGAGTACAGGTTTTATCGCGTAGACGCAGCGGAGTAGCGATTAACAAAAAAGTGTTCAGTTAGTAATTAAGCAGTGTTAAACATAACTGCAGTTTAGACTTTAACTGAACACTTAGTTATCAATATAAACAAGGACGTTATCTACATAAACAATGAATTATTTTTTAGATGCACTATATTGATGGTTTCTATAGGTGAACTATTTATAGATCAACTAAAGGAGCTAAATCGGCAGGGCGATAATAAACAGATTTTAGAACCTTACCTTTGCGTACTAACTTACTTTCCATTTGTACGTCTTCAGCACATTTAGCGATGATGAACTCACCTTTTACACTGTCAGTTAGTGTTACGCCCTGCTTTGCATAAAATTCAACGGTATCCGCATACTCTTGTTGGTTACGACATACTTTACTCATATTGCTTGAATGTACTTCATTCCAACAAGTCATAAAATCAATCTTGCGTTGTTTCGCCACGTTTAAGAACAAGTCAATCAAATAGCTAATCGCTAGGTTATCTTCAACCTTAGTATCACCTAAATGGACTAAACGCCCCATTAAAACATAAACACTATCAACAATCGCATCTGCTTGCTCAACCTTACAAGGGGCTTCGGCTAATTCAGTTAACTCTTCGATAATTAATGAAGTATGTAACTCATCAGCTTTATCATCTAACGTTTCTGGCGCAGCACAAGCTAGATCAAAAGTTTCTCTAAACTGAGTAATATCGGCATACAATTTTTCGTAAATAGCAGTCGATAATTGAGTTAATTTCATGGTGTTTCCTACCTGTAACAAAGTTGATTATAAAATGAGTTATAACGTCTGAATCTGATTATAACTAAATTATTCACTCTATTATAGGCAAGAAAGCGGACCCAATAGAGTTAATCAGCCGCGCTATAAACTAATTTACCTGCGACATAAGTTGAATGAATATTACGTTCATCACCTAACATCATTAAAGCAAATAATTTATCTTGTAAGCTGTTAGAGTTTTCAAGGCGTAATGTTTGTAATTCAGTGGCAGCCCAATCTAATACAATAAAGTCTGCTTCTTTTCCTTTTTCAAAATTACCGACTTTATGATCCAAGCTAAGTGACTGTGCACTGCCTAGCGTTGCTAAATATAAGCCTTTAAAAACAGATAATTTTTTACCTTGCAACTGCATGATTTTGTAAGCTTCACTTAATGAACGCAATTGTGAAAAGCTCGTACCACCGCCGACATCAGTAGCAAGACCAACTGATACATTAGCCTCATCTGCTTTATCTAAATTAAATAAACCACTGCCTAAAAACAAGTTTGAGGTAGGACAAAATGCAATCACTGACTTAGTTCTAGCTAATGTTTCCCACTCTGTCTCGGTAAGGTGAATACAATGTGCAAACACTGACTTATCACCCGTTAAACCATAATGCTCATACACATCTAAGTAACCTTCACGTTCAGGAAAAAGCGATTTAACCCATTCAATCTCATCTACATTTTCAGATAAATGAGTCTGAACATACACATCAGGATATTCTGCTTTTAATTTACCCGCTAATGCTAATTGTTCTGGCGTTGAGGTGGGTGCAAAACGTGGTGTTATAGCGTATTGTAAACGACCTTTATTATGCCACTTTTCAATCAATGCTTTAGATTGGTCATAACTTGATTGTGCCGTATCTAATAAGTAATCCGGTGCATTACGATCCATCATCACTTTACCGGCGATCATGCGCATATCTATTTTTTCAGCTTCTTCAAATAACGCATCAACAGATTCAGGATGAACCGTCCCGAAAACTAATGCGCTAGTGGTGCCATTTTTTAATAGTTCGTTAATAAAAAACTGCGATATTTTTTGTGCATATAATTTATCTTTAAACTGTTTCTCGGTTGGAAACGTATAAGTCTCTAACCATTCTAAAAGTTGCTCACCGTAGGCTGCAATCATTTCTGTTTGTGGATAGTGGATATGTGTATCGATAAAACCAGGCATGATTAACTGGCCACGTTTATCTTCAAGGTGAGGATATAAATCTGCACTTTTTTCATTGAATGGTGTCAATGACTTTACTTTACCATTTTCAATAACCAGTAACCCGTCAGAAATATATTGATATGCATCATCAACGTTTTCTACCTTTGCAGGGTCGTTAATAAAATGTAAAAAGCTTGCACGAATAACTGTATTTGATTGTTGATTCATAAGAGATGCCCATAGTTAGATTTATTCAGGTTGCGTTAAATAACGTCAAATTAAATGACAACTATGATTTTTGACTCATGCAAACTGAGCCCTTGTTTCAAGTGTTTTATTATTAACAACCGAAAATCACCAAAAGCATGGGTAATATAGCCAAAATCATGCCAACCTTAAAGTACTAATTTCCTATAGGGATCATTACAAGGTGATTGATTTTATGTTAAGGAGTATGCAAGAAAATGGTGCGTTTAACGTGTATCAAGCACTAATATAATGCAGTGAAGTGATAAATAAGATAATGGCTAAAGTAAGGCGATTAAAGAGAATAAAATCAATGACAAAGGTTTTATTATCAGCTCTATTTAAAATAATAAAAAACTAATAAATTAGTATATGAAAACTTTAAAAAATTACGTTCTTGATCATTACAACGCTTTATAATACAGATATACTTCAACCAACTAAGGAGGAAAAAATTGCCCAACTTCACTTTAAAGCAAGACGAAAAATTATCAATTAAACTGACCCACCACATGAAACAAGGGACGTTTAGACGTATTGATTTATATTTTTCATTACCAAAAGAGATGGGCATAAATAAAGACACCTTATCGGAAACAGATTATTTCAATGCGGGTATCAATGGACGCCGTGCATACCATACCAAAGGCTTACACTTACCTTTATTACATCGTCGTTTTGCAACTAGAATGAAACGCTCTGCATCAGAATATAAAAGTAACTTAAACTTATTTGCTTACCAATATATCTCAGCATTAGATACCGATGCGAATGAAGTGTTAGCGATTAATGATAGCGAGAGTTTAGCTGACTTTTATGATGCAGCGGTTGAATTGATAGAGCACTGCTTAGATATTCTAAAAAAACATCGTAGCCATCAACCTAAAAGTGCCAAACTCACTTCTATCTATGAAAATGTAGATAACTATTTATCGTGGTATACCGAACAAACCATCATGCGTATTCTGGTTAAAAAGCCACGTCCAAGTGAATTTTCTGAAACACGTTTAGCATTATTAACTATTTGTGATGAAGAGAATCAATACCGCAAGAAAAAAGGCTATAACTCTGAAGCGACTTTAAAGGAACCTAACCGTATTGCCAACAAAATGCGTTTATTACGCCGTTTGATTGAATATGGTGTAATTTTTAAAAGCAAAACTCTTGTACTCGGCAATCACACTAAGAAAATGGTGACCGGTGTTGCTACTGCTTTATTGATGAGTGTTGTATTAGTCTTAATCATCAAAACTCAGGGGGCATTTAGCCAGTTAACCACTTTAATGATCTTCTTATTAGCGATTATTTACGGGGTGCGTGAAGTCTTTAAAGATGAATTCAAAAACATATTATGGCGATGGATAAGACGAGGAAAACCTAAATGGGCTCGCACCTTATACGACTCAACAAGCCAAATAGAAATAGCAAAGCAAAAAGTCTGGTTAGATTACAGCATCAGTAAAAAACTGCCGCAGCAGAGTAAAGACTTACTAGCAGAGCGCCATTCACAAAATAAGCAAAGTGCGCAATTACTGCATTACCGTATTGAAACTCGTGTCAGCAAACAAGGCTTTCAAGCCGGTTACGATACAATGGAAGAAAATATATTCTTTAGTTTACGTCCGCTAACGCGTTATGCAGAAGGTGGTACAGGTAAAGTCTACGAACGTTTAGATACGACAGCAAATAGAGAGAAAATCCAAACGACCTCTATTGAACGGCGTTACCAAATTAACGTGATTGTTGCCTTAGACCAAGGTCAATATCAGGCTCAATTTGAACGTTATCGAATCACTTTAAATCGTTCAGGTATTATAGAAATAGAAA
Coding sequences:
- a CDS encoding GAF domain-containing protein; amino-acid sequence: MIDNATDNVFEGIFEDSQTQQKIDDIAKKSGMSSILVMKSHDNEMEVVLSGGEAGKEIYHARDKGKKSTHSEGQHALYCERVVNTNEVLEVQDAAKDPNWKDNEDLTEFGLGTYLGVPIEKDGKVVGTVCALNNESIDFENEQYNVLAQLQKVKGDIESKI
- a CDS encoding nucleoside triphosphate pyrophosphohydrolase family protein yields the protein MKLTQLSTAIYEKLYADITQFRETFDLACAAPETLDDKADELHTSLIIEELTELAEAPCKVEQADAIVDSVYVLMGRLVHLGDTKVEDNLAISYLIDLFLNVAKQRKIDFMTCWNEVHSSNMSKVCRNQQEYADTVEFYAKQGVTLTDSVKGEFIIAKCAEDVQMESKLVRKGKVLKSVYYRPADLAPLVDL
- the guaD gene encoding guanine deaminase, with product MNQQSNTVIRASFLHFINDPAKVENVDDAYQYISDGLLVIENGKVKSLTPFNEKSADLYPHLEDKRGQLIMPGFIDTHIHYPQTEMIAAYGEQLLEWLETYTFPTEKQFKDKLYAQKISQFFINELLKNGTTSALVFGTVHPESVDALFEEAEKIDMRMIAGKVMMDRNAPDYLLDTAQSSYDQSKALIEKWHNKGRLQYAITPRFAPTSTPEQLALAGKLKAEYPDVYVQTHLSENVDEIEWVKSLFPEREGYLDVYEHYGLTGDKSVFAHCIHLTETEWETLARTKSVIAFCPTSNLFLGSGLFNLDKADEANVSVGLATDVGGGTSFSQLRSLSEAYKIMQLQGKKLSVFKGLYLATLGSAQSLSLDHKVGNFEKGKEADFIVLDWAATELQTLRLENSNSLQDKLFALMMLGDERNIHSTYVAGKLVYSAAD